From the Rhodoferax sp. WC2427 genome, one window contains:
- a CDS encoding N-6 DNA methylase, which produces MERRKRLGQYFTGVGLGRILAALAQAEKAESIIDPMAGSGDLLASCLEIGAAPASIVGIEIDRAARDVCSNRLPQADCILGSAFDSDTISRLPKTEWDLVIGNPPYVRYQSFSDKSEIDHFLPSAMQIRTGLLQTLPRLSALDAEDKRLFAHLISGYSGLSDLAVPSWILCAGLVKLGGRLALVVPESWLTRDYATIVHYLLFRWFDIEFVVEDEHASWFDDAQVKTTLIVAKRVKRRASALVRADSSTYCHILISAAAASPESPIGRIALAGGSSPERDFAKQARSWLRNGASHPTGLARARPASMKLACRNMVAAASRQKWFAAIGETGSQASEGIYVSHEIHDWLTRQGIAPSFATFESHGVAVGQGLRTGANGFFYADGVRSSGHIALSFSGPLAGLVARAPDSVARPVIRRQSELPAGFAVSPELATGWALDLRQHALPEDLGEADMFPSVYERMPESIAAVVRAAGQANFGTDVKPQKVWNLTAVSPNIRPAARGMPPRHWYMLPDFAARHLPDVLLARVNSSTPTAYLNKARQCLIDANFSTMWTLPLSKWNAAALLAFMNSAWAQAVIETSGAVMGGGALKVEAAHLRRFPVPAFNEEQLCKLSRHGDELAAKAEHAEAEASLNSINAIVAEVLGCDGEGIKELRQIARGGQERRAKHNTKKGGQDGGEVC; this is translated from the coding sequence ATGGAGCGCCGCAAACGCTTGGGCCAATACTTCACTGGTGTGGGCCTCGGCCGAATCCTTGCCGCGCTGGCCCAAGCGGAGAAGGCAGAGAGCATCATCGATCCAATGGCTGGATCAGGCGATCTGCTGGCTTCATGCCTGGAAATTGGCGCAGCTCCGGCATCGATCGTGGGCATCGAAATCGACCGCGCCGCCAGAGACGTGTGCTCAAACCGATTGCCGCAGGCCGACTGCATTCTTGGCAGCGCTTTCGACTCAGACACCATCTCGCGCCTGCCAAAGACGGAGTGGGACTTGGTGATTGGCAATCCACCCTACGTCCGATATCAGTCGTTCTCAGACAAGTCGGAGATTGACCACTTTCTTCCGAGCGCGATGCAAATTCGGACCGGGCTGCTGCAGACCTTGCCAAGGCTCTCTGCTCTCGATGCAGAGGACAAACGCCTCTTCGCGCACCTCATAAGCGGCTACTCCGGCCTGTCCGACCTGGCCGTTCCCTCCTGGATTCTTTGTGCCGGCCTCGTAAAGCTTGGTGGCCGCTTGGCGTTGGTAGTGCCTGAGTCTTGGCTGACGCGGGACTACGCGACGATCGTGCACTACCTGCTGTTCCGCTGGTTCGACATTGAGTTCGTCGTGGAAGACGAGCACGCCTCTTGGTTCGACGACGCTCAGGTCAAGACGACGCTCATCGTGGCTAAGCGGGTGAAGCGGCGCGCATCGGCCCTAGTGCGAGCAGACAGCTCCACCTACTGCCATATCTTAATCTCCGCCGCTGCGGCCAGCCCGGAAAGTCCCATTGGGAGGATCGCACTCGCAGGAGGATCGAGCCCAGAAAGAGATTTCGCTAAGCAAGCGCGTTCGTGGCTTCGAAATGGCGCTAGCCATCCCACAGGCCTCGCCCGCGCGCGTCCCGCGTCGATGAAGCTCGCATGCAGAAACATGGTTGCCGCCGCCTCCAGGCAAAAATGGTTCGCAGCTATCGGCGAAACAGGTAGCCAAGCGTCGGAAGGCATCTACGTCTCTCACGAGATTCATGATTGGCTTACCCGCCAGGGCATCGCCCCATCCTTCGCCACGTTCGAGTCGCACGGCGTGGCTGTTGGTCAGGGCCTGCGCACCGGAGCCAATGGCTTCTTCTACGCCGACGGCGTGCGCTCGTCAGGGCACATAGCGCTGTCCTTTTCTGGCCCGCTGGCGGGATTGGTCGCGCGGGCACCAGATAGCGTCGCTCGGCCCGTCATTCGCCGGCAATCTGAGCTTCCGGCGGGCTTCGCCGTCTCTCCTGAGCTCGCCACGGGCTGGGCGCTGGACCTCAGACAGCACGCGCTCCCGGAGGACTTGGGCGAAGCCGACATGTTCCCATCGGTCTATGAACGCATGCCCGAGTCAATTGCGGCGGTAGTTCGGGCGGCAGGCCAGGCCAACTTCGGCACTGACGTCAAGCCGCAAAAGGTTTGGAACCTCACCGCCGTCTCTCCGAACATCAGGCCTGCGGCTCGCGGCATGCCGCCGCGCCATTGGTACATGTTGCCCGACTTTGCGGCGAGGCATTTGCCGGACGTTCTGTTGGCGCGAGTGAATTCATCCACCCCGACGGCCTACTTGAACAAGGCTCGGCAATGCCTCATCGACGCAAATTTTTCGACGATGTGGACTTTGCCGCTCAGCAAGTGGAACGCAGCAGCTTTGCTCGCTTTCATGAACAGCGCGTGGGCGCAGGCGGTCATCGAAACGTCGGGAGCAGTCATGGGCGGCGGCGCCCTGAAAGTGGAAGCCGCGCACCTGCGGCGCTTCCCAGTTCCAGCGTTCAATGAAGAGCAGCTTTGCAAACTCTCACGGCATGGCGACGAGCTCGCTGCCAAGGCCGAACACGCAGAAGCGGAAGCGTCGCTGAACAGCATCAACGCCATCGTGGCCGAAGTTCTCGGGTGCGATGGCGAAGGAATCAAGGAATTGCGGCAAATCGCGCGCGGGGGACAGGAAAGACGCGCGAAACACAACACAAAAAAGGGGGGACAAGATGGTGGTGAAGTATGTTGA
- a CDS encoding DNA methyltransferase produces MSLEREATCAHSDPQEVDNQKNQSPVANIAELYSTPLPSPRTGPLYNAFSYPTKISPEVIAVFIAAHTKPGATVLDAFAGSGTTGLATLLCDRPTDEMRRMADALGIKPKWGPRTAHLFEIGTLGSFVSETLCRPPEPETFAAAVNELCRRAEEKLSWLYEAKDASGSPGTLRHMIWSEVLVCPHCGNEVSLWDASVKTKPLSMSDTFRCKSCRKQVAVGACERALESSLDAFGRKQLTKKRVIARVHGRTGSAKWQRPPTPEDHEVLARIAKARPPKSAPNADLVWGELRRTGYHVGIEKLHHFYTKRNFIAMAALFDLVADFPEDVRDALRLLVLSYNSSHSTLMTRVVLKKGQSDFVLTGSQSGVLYISGLPVEKNILEGVRRKSKAFIDSFHMLHGSRSTVVVHNGTSESMSLKPHSVDYVFTDPPFGAYIPYAELNQINEHWLGKTTDRAREVIVSPSQSKGVSEYGAMMASVFKDISRVLKPEGLATVVFHSAHSEVWRALAQAYVAAGFTVEATSVLDKIQASFKQVVSTVSVKGDPLLLLSKRSPDRAVGKTSSKIAAEVIRGAGNSSLSDPQLLYSQFVGKCLQLGCDVEMDAKAFYALARAEVSSGRRPSADR; encoded by the coding sequence ATGAGCCTCGAACGAGAAGCGACCTGCGCCCATTCGGACCCGCAAGAGGTCGACAACCAAAAGAATCAATCACCTGTGGCAAACATCGCTGAGCTTTACAGCACTCCCTTGCCATCACCGCGCACGGGACCGCTTTACAACGCCTTTTCCTATCCAACGAAAATCTCACCCGAGGTGATCGCCGTCTTTATCGCGGCACATACAAAGCCGGGCGCGACTGTTCTCGACGCATTCGCAGGAAGCGGAACCACAGGGCTCGCGACACTGCTATGCGATCGTCCCACCGATGAGATGCGGCGCATGGCCGACGCGCTTGGAATCAAACCAAAGTGGGGACCGCGCACCGCCCATCTTTTCGAGATCGGCACCTTGGGCTCGTTCGTCTCAGAAACTCTCTGCCGCCCACCAGAGCCGGAGACATTCGCAGCGGCGGTCAATGAGCTGTGCCGGCGCGCCGAAGAAAAGCTCTCCTGGCTATATGAGGCGAAGGACGCGAGCGGCTCTCCCGGAACGCTGCGCCACATGATCTGGTCCGAAGTGCTCGTTTGCCCGCACTGCGGCAACGAAGTCTCGTTGTGGGATGCGAGCGTGAAGACAAAGCCACTGAGCATGTCGGACACTTTTCGCTGCAAGAGCTGCCGAAAGCAGGTCGCGGTCGGAGCCTGCGAGCGAGCGCTTGAGTCATCCCTAGACGCATTTGGACGCAAGCAACTTACAAAGAAGCGCGTGATCGCGCGGGTGCATGGCCGGACCGGGTCGGCCAAATGGCAGCGGCCACCCACGCCCGAAGACCATGAAGTCCTCGCGCGAATCGCCAAAGCGAGACCGCCGAAGTCCGCTCCCAACGCCGATCTTGTTTGGGGCGAGCTGCGCCGCACGGGCTATCACGTCGGCATCGAGAAGCTTCATCACTTCTACACGAAGCGCAACTTCATCGCGATGGCGGCCCTTTTCGATCTCGTCGCCGATTTCCCAGAGGACGTGCGCGACGCATTGCGACTCCTAGTCCTGAGCTACAACTCGAGCCACTCGACGCTCATGACCCGCGTGGTTCTCAAAAAGGGGCAGAGCGACTTCGTTCTCACGGGGTCGCAAAGCGGCGTGCTCTACATCAGCGGACTGCCGGTGGAGAAGAACATTCTCGAAGGCGTGCGGCGCAAGTCCAAAGCGTTCATCGATTCCTTCCACATGCTCCATGGCAGCAGAAGCACGGTTGTCGTCCACAACGGCACCAGTGAAAGCATGTCGCTAAAACCTCATTCGGTGGACTATGTCTTTACGGACCCACCTTTCGGCGCCTACATCCCCTACGCGGAACTCAATCAGATCAACGAACATTGGCTTGGAAAGACCACTGACCGCGCACGCGAAGTGATCGTGAGTCCCTCGCAATCCAAAGGCGTGTCGGAATATGGAGCCATGATGGCGAGCGTCTTCAAGGACATTTCGCGCGTGCTTAAACCAGAGGGCTTGGCGACGGTAGTGTTTCACTCTGCGCATTCGGAGGTATGGCGGGCGCTTGCGCAGGCCTACGTGGCTGCTGGCTTCACCGTCGAAGCCACGAGCGTCTTGGACAAGATTCAAGCGAGCTTCAAACAGGTCGTCTCCACCGTTTCGGTCAAAGGCGATCCATTGTTGTTGCTGTCGAAGCGCTCTCCTGATCGGGCAGTTGGCAAGACGAGTTCCAAGATCGCAGCGGAAGTGATCCGAGGTGCCGGCAATAGCTCGCTGTCTGATCCGCAATTGCTCTATTCGCAATTCGTCGGCAAGTGCTTGCAGCTTGGCTGTGACGTTGAGATGGACGCCAAGGCCTTCTATGCCCTTGCGCGCGCAGAGGTCAGTTCGGGCCGCAGGCCCTCCGCAGACCGATGA